From the genome of Argonema galeatum A003/A1, one region includes:
- a CDS encoding DUF1565 domain-containing protein: MNKHSSCDIDRVVSAKPIAFVIPIGLAALYLLSAASGLISQPAWANTKSAPLQIAQTPASANILYINPQTGNDSAGTSNSQATPYRTITFALGQAQPGTTIQLAPGSYTAETGEVFPLVIKRGITLRGDESTKGQGIVIIGGGQYISPTFSRQDVTILAETESQITGLTITNPNKRGTGVWVESTNPTIGNNTFSDSKREGVFVTGNGTPKIQNNLFTRNDGNGISIARSAAGEIRANLFQSTGFGIAIGGTASPLVVENRIIQNTDGIYINDSARPVLRNNLIQNNTRDGVVVTINAQPDLGTASNPGNNIIRNNGKLDLHNATTSNTIVAVGNDINRSRISGQVDFVAAEVKPPAGGGSSAFADIEGHWAKPYIEALAAKGIIAGFSDGTFRPREPVNRAQFAVIINKAFSPTATRPAINFTDVARNFWANQAIQGAYQGGFLSGYEGRVFRPLQEITRVQALVSLASGLKLPPGNTNVLSFFKDADQIPNYAAPAVAAATQQKLVVNYPQQNFLNPNQVATRADVAAFVYQALVNAGRAQAIPSPYIIGG, translated from the coding sequence ATGAATAAACATTCCTCTTGTGATATCGATCGCGTCGTTTCTGCCAAACCCATTGCATTTGTTATACCCATTGGACTAGCAGCACTTTACTTGCTTTCTGCTGCCAGTGGGCTAATATCTCAACCAGCCTGGGCAAATACCAAATCAGCACCTTTGCAAATAGCGCAAACCCCAGCTAGTGCAAACATTCTTTACATCAATCCCCAAACCGGCAACGACAGTGCAGGTACTAGCAACAGCCAAGCTACGCCATACCGCACGATTACTTTCGCCCTTGGACAAGCGCAACCGGGCACTACTATTCAACTAGCGCCGGGTTCCTACACAGCAGAAACCGGCGAAGTTTTTCCGCTGGTAATCAAACGCGGTATCACTCTACGCGGTGACGAATCCACCAAGGGTCAGGGCATCGTTATTATTGGTGGGGGTCAGTACATCAGTCCCACATTTTCCCGTCAAGACGTTACCATACTTGCCGAGACAGAAAGCCAGATAACAGGTTTGACTATTACCAATCCAAATAAACGGGGTACTGGTGTGTGGGTAGAATCGACTAATCCCACGATCGGCAATAACACCTTCAGCGATAGTAAGAGAGAAGGCGTTTTTGTCACTGGTAACGGTACACCCAAGATTCAAAATAACCTGTTTACTCGTAACGATGGCAACGGCATCTCAATTGCTCGTTCTGCCGCTGGAGAAATTCGCGCTAACTTATTTCAGAGTACCGGCTTTGGGATTGCGATCGGCGGTACAGCATCTCCTTTAGTTGTCGAAAACCGCATTATCCAAAACACCGACGGTATTTATATCAACGATTCCGCTCGCCCCGTGCTGCGTAACAACCTAATTCAAAACAACACACGGGATGGGGTCGTGGTAACCATTAACGCTCAACCCGATCTCGGAACGGCAAGCAACCCAGGCAACAACATTATTCGTAACAACGGTAAACTTGACCTGCACAATGCAACTACCAGCAATACTATCGTCGCTGTTGGCAACGACATCAATCGCAGCCGTATTTCCGGTCAAGTGGATTTCGTTGCTGCCGAGGTAAAGCCGCCAGCAGGGGGTGGATCTTCGGCTTTTGCCGATATCGAGGGTCACTGGGCTAAACCTTATATCGAAGCTCTCGCTGCCAAAGGTATTATTGCCGGATTTTCCGATGGCACTTTTCGTCCCCGCGAGCCAGTTAACCGCGCTCAGTTCGCCGTCATCATCAACAAAGCTTTTTCTCCCACGGCGACTCGCCCCGCCATAAACTTTACTGATGTCGCTAGGAATTTCTGGGCTAATCAAGCTATTCAAGGGGCTTACCAGGGTGGTTTTCTTTCTGGCTATGAGGGTCGCGTTTTTAGGCCGCTACAGGAAATCACTAGAGTTCAAGCTCTCGTTTCCCTTGCCAGTGGTTTAAAGTTGCCTCCAGGAAATACAAACGTGCTTTCCTTTTTCAAAGATGCAGATCAAATTCCTAACTATGCAGCCCCAGCAGTGGCGGCAGCAACTCAGCAGAAGTTGGTGGTTAACTATCCACAGCAGAATTTTTTAAATCCCAACCAAGTGGCAACTCGCGCAGACGTTGCGGCTTTTGTCTACCAGGCACTTGTCAACGCCGGACGCGCTCAAGCTATTCCTTCGCCGTACATAATCGGGGGGTAG
- a CDS encoding DUF3493 domain-containing protein has translation MADPIPNNRTQNPKRSKTVSPEQYDRLKAEIAAPYRGLRQFIYFACGASGFIGAIVFLAQLAAGQEVGSALPNLALQVGVVALMIWLFRWEQRSARRSRTKKS, from the coding sequence ATGGCAGACCCAATTCCAAATAATCGCACCCAAAACCCTAAAAGATCCAAAACAGTCAGTCCCGAACAATACGATCGACTGAAAGCAGAGATTGCTGCGCCTTACCGAGGTCTAAGACAATTTATATACTTCGCTTGCGGCGCTTCGGGTTTTATCGGTGCGATCGTCTTCTTGGCTCAGTTAGCGGCTGGTCAAGAAGTTGGCTCGGCTTTGCCTAATTTAGCTCTCCAAGTGGGTGTAGTGGCGCTGATGATTTGGCTATTTCGCTGGGAACAACGATCGGCGCGAAGGTCGAGAACAAAAAAAAGCTAG
- a CDS encoding ABC transporter ATP-binding protein, whose product MANFRDIVRYYQPYKAIALFSIAAASAFEILDLAVPYTIGQILNVLSAQPVDGPLQKAIAAASALTGMPANQFLSLAVLLSLIFLVTVVRAPIQPWLSAWFHWDIALRSRRDNSQKALEKILTLPLEFYDENNPGRIAGKVARGIANHTWSYPEIAGQMIPKLFRVLGIFVMIWFIEWRIAILFLISFVFILSFSIKDLKRIIKIEEKLDKYTEDTESRTSEIITNIKTVKAFATETQELKRQRSRFYREFKVVDYRIHKGYVKLNTWQRTVVQFCVFMVLGLTLAATVGGKISLGHFITTLTVSSMAYSEVEPLSQLAEIFARRYASMLSFHEFIQKPSGQDSVEIFPSGLSSSPNTTAYKFTGKVEFCQVSFGYDSSRQVLENINLLIEPCQTVALVGRSGSGKSTLVKLLFRYFEPNQGRILIDGEDIRTLDATGYRRRLAIVHQEVDIFNGTLLDNLRYGNSNASFEQVQEACRIARVDEVIQQMSQGYYTIVGERGVRLSGGQRQRLGIARALLVEPDVLIFDEATSSLDYESERSIQLAMRSILGTRTAIVIAHRLSTVREADKIVVLDRGQIVEVGNHTELLRRKGIYRRLHSLQETGELL is encoded by the coding sequence ATGGCAAATTTTCGAGATATTGTCAGATACTATCAGCCATATAAGGCGATCGCGCTCTTTAGTATTGCCGCAGCCAGCGCCTTTGAAATCCTTGACCTCGCGGTTCCTTACACCATTGGGCAGATTTTAAACGTCCTGTCCGCACAACCAGTCGATGGGCCATTGCAAAAAGCGATCGCAGCAGCATCTGCACTCACCGGGATGCCTGCAAACCAGTTTTTATCCCTGGCTGTCCTATTAAGCTTAATCTTTTTAGTAACCGTGGTGAGAGCGCCCATTCAACCTTGGCTAAGCGCCTGGTTTCATTGGGATATAGCCCTGCGTTCCCGTCGGGATAATTCTCAAAAAGCCCTGGAAAAAATCCTCACCCTCCCCCTAGAATTCTACGACGAAAACAACCCCGGACGCATTGCCGGAAAAGTAGCTAGAGGCATTGCCAACCACACCTGGAGTTACCCCGAAATCGCAGGACAAATGATTCCCAAACTATTCCGAGTATTGGGAATATTTGTAATGATTTGGTTTATCGAGTGGCGAATTGCCATTTTATTCCTGATTTCCTTTGTATTTATTCTCAGCTTCAGTATCAAAGATTTGAAAAGGATAATAAAAATAGAAGAAAAACTGGACAAATACACTGAAGATACAGAAAGCCGCACCTCTGAAATCATCACAAACATCAAAACAGTTAAAGCCTTTGCTACCGAAACCCAAGAACTGAAACGACAACGCTCGCGCTTCTATCGGGAATTTAAAGTGGTTGACTACCGCATACACAAAGGTTACGTCAAGCTAAACACTTGGCAAAGAACCGTCGTTCAGTTTTGTGTATTTATGGTACTGGGTTTGACTCTGGCAGCCACAGTTGGAGGTAAGATTTCACTGGGACATTTCATAACCACTTTAACTGTATCGAGCATGGCATACTCCGAAGTGGAACCGCTCAGCCAATTGGCAGAAATTTTTGCCCGTCGATATGCTTCCATGCTCAGTTTTCACGAATTTATACAGAAGCCATCTGGACAAGATTCTGTTGAGATTTTCCCATCTGGATTAAGCTCGTCTCCCAACACCACAGCTTATAAATTTACTGGCAAAGTAGAATTTTGCCAGGTGAGTTTTGGGTACGACTCTAGCCGTCAAGTGTTGGAAAACATCAACTTGCTGATAGAGCCTTGTCAAACTGTGGCGCTAGTGGGCCGATCGGGATCTGGTAAATCTACCTTAGTGAAGCTGCTGTTTAGGTATTTTGAACCAAACCAAGGGCGAATTTTAATAGATGGAGAAGACATTCGCACTCTGGATGCCACAGGATATCGACGCAGATTAGCCATTGTCCACCAAGAGGTAGATATCTTCAACGGCACCTTACTGGATAACTTGAGATACGGCAATTCTAATGCCAGTTTCGAGCAGGTGCAGGAAGCTTGCCGCATTGCCAGAGTAGACGAAGTAATCCAGCAGATGTCCCAAGGTTACTATACGATCGTCGGAGAGCGGGGAGTCCGCTTATCTGGCGGACAGCGACAGCGTTTGGGAATTGCTAGGGCGCTTTTAGTCGAACCAGACGTTCTGATTTTCGATGAAGCGACATCCAGCCTAGACTACGAATCAGAGCGATCGATCCAGTTGGCCATGCGTAGTATATTAGGCACTCGTACTGCGATCGTGATCGCCCACCGACTCAGTACCGTTCGCGAAGCAGACAAAATCGTAGTTCTCGATCGCGGACAGATCGTCGAAGTTGGTAACCATACTGAACTCTTGCGCCGCAAGGGGATTTATCGGCGTCTGCACTCACTGCAAGAAACAGGAGAATTACTGTGA